In the genome of Dermatobacter hominis, the window CCGCGAACCGGCCGTGTCGATTTCGATGACGACTCGAAACCTTCGACGTCGGGCGCAGCGCCCGAGCGCGGGGGCGGTACTGTCGGGTCATGGCGACCGGTGCCGACGAGCCGCGACGGGTGGGCCGTCCTCGTGCCGGCGGCCGCGCCCGGAGCGGGCTCGACCCGGTCGAGGAGATCCTCCAGGTGGCCGGCGAGCTGTTCGGCGAGCACGGCGTGGCCGGCACGTCGATGACCCGGATCGCCCAGGCCGCCGGCCTGCGCCAGTCGTCGCTCTACTACTACTTCTCCTCCAAGGAGGAGCTGCTGGCGGCGCTCGTGGCCCGCGCCAGCGTCGTCCCGCTCGAGCTGCTGCGACGGGTCATGGCGGACGGCGGCTCCCCGGCGACGCAGCTGTACCGCTTCGTGCGCGGCGACGTGACCGCGCTCACCCGGCTCCCGCTCGACATCAACGAGGTCCACCGCCTGGCGCGCCACGACGCCGAACGGTTCGCCGGCTACTGGCGCGACCGCGAAGCGCTCGTGCGGCTGCTGTCGGGCCTCGTGCGGACGGGGGTCGAGGAGGGCGAGCTCCGCGAGGTCGACCCGCGGCGGGCCGCCCTGACGGTGATGGCCACCGACGAGGGCTCGCAGAACTGGTACCGCGGCCGCACGCGCCCGCCGCTCGACGTCGTCGCCTGCGAGGTCGCCGACGTCGCGGTGGCCGGCCTGCTGGCCGAGGGCACGCCGCTCGAGGCGATCCGCGCGAAGGCGCTCCCGTTCGACTGATCGGGCTGCGACGGCTCGATCCGCCCCCCGTCGCGTGAACGCTCCGTTACGGCTCGGAGAAGCGACGCGCTCGGCGTTGACCGCGGGGCGGCGCAGGCCCTTCACTGTTGTTTCGATACGTCGTCGAAATGCGCCGTCACCGGCCGGCCACGAGGAACGAGGAGCGCGAGTGGGAGCGGACGACCAGCCACCGGAGGGATCGACCGCCACGACGTGGGCGGCTCGCGACCACGCGCGGGCGATGGGCACGACCCGGGTCCGCACGCAGCCCACCGTCCCGGCCGGCGACGCGAGCGACCTGCCGGAGGGGGTCGAGCCGGCCGACGTGGTGTGGGCCGAGGTGCTCGACGGCGGCGGAGCGACGGCCAAGGTCCTCGCCCGGGGCACGCACCTGATGGTCGAGGACACCGACGGCGACGGCTGCGTCGGCCTCCTGGTGCACCGCGCCGACCAGACGGCGGAGCGGCTCAACATCGCCGACACGGTGAAGGTGCAGTGGCAGGCGTACCCGACCGCCGGGTCGCTCCTGCTGTCGGACCTCGGGAGGGTGATGATGGCGGTCGTCGAGGACACCTCCGGTCGCCACGACGCCTTCTGCGGGACGTCGAACCGGTCCACCAACGAGCGCCGCTACGGCGACGGCGAGGTCGACGGACCGAACCCGAACGGGCGGGACCGGTTCGCGGTCGCCCTGATCAAGCAGGGCCTCGACCGTCGCGACGTCGCTCCCAACCTGACGCTGTTCAAGGGCGTGACGGTGGCCGACGACGGGACGATCGCCCTCGACGCGGTCCCGGCCGCCCCGGGCACCCGCGTCGTCCTGCGGGCGGAGATGGACGTGCTGGTGACGCTGGTGGACGTCCCGCACGTCCTCGACGACCGGCCGGACTACACCGTCACGCCGGTCCGCATCCTGGCCTGGCGCGGCGAGCCCGCCGCCCCCGACGACCCGGTGCGGAACGCGACGCCGGAGGGGCTGCGGGCGTACCTGAACACCGAGGACCTCTACGCCGCAGCGGCCCCAGCGGCGGGGAGCGGGAGGACCGCATCGTGACCGGCGAGATCGTGTTCGACGA includes:
- a CDS encoding TetR/AcrR family transcriptional regulator — protein: MATGADEPRRVGRPRAGGRARSGLDPVEEILQVAGELFGEHGVAGTSMTRIAQAAGLRQSSLYYYFSSKEELLAALVARASVVPLELLRRVMADGGSPATQLYRFVRGDVTALTRLPLDINEVHRLARHDAERFAGYWRDREALVRLLSGLVRTGVEEGELREVDPRRAALTVMATDEGSQNWYRGRTRPPLDVVACEVADVAVAGLLAEGTPLEAIRAKALPFD
- a CDS encoding urea amidolyase associated protein UAAP1 gives rise to the protein MGTTRVRTQPTVPAGDASDLPEGVEPADVVWAEVLDGGGATAKVLARGTHLMVEDTDGDGCVGLLVHRADQTAERLNIADTVKVQWQAYPTAGSLLLSDLGRVMMAVVEDTSGRHDAFCGTSNRSTNERRYGDGEVDGPNPNGRDRFAVALIKQGLDRRDVAPNLTLFKGVTVADDGTIALDAVPAAPGTRVVLRAEMDVLVTLVDVPHVLDDRPDYTVTPVRILAWRGEPAAPDDPVRNATPEGLRAYLNTEDLYAAAAPAAGSGRTAS